Genomic DNA from Streptomyces sp. PCS3-D2:
CGGTGGACCACCGCCGGACCCCGGCCCACCGGTTCGTCGGCTACTCCCAGACCCACGACCAGATCGGCAACCGGGCGCTCGGCGACCGGCTCTCGGCGTCGCTCTCCCCCGGGCTGCTGGCCTGCGCGGCGACGGTGGCGCTGACCGGGCCCTTCGTACCGATGCTGTTCATGGGCGAGGAGTGGGGCGCCCGCACCCCGTGGCAGTACTTCACCGACCACCCCGATCCGGGGCTCGCCGAGGCCGTACGGGACGGCCGGCGCCGGGAGTTCGCGGCGCACGGCTGGAAGGCCGAGGAGATTCCCGACCCGCAGGACCCGGCCACCCGGGACCGTTCCTGCCTGGACTGGTCGGAGCCCGAACAGCCGGTCCACGCCCGCCTGCTGGACTGGTACCGCACCCTGGTCGCGCTCCGCCGCACCCACCCGGACCTGCGCGACCCGGACCTGGCGGCGGTCCGGGTCGCCCACGACGAGGAGCGGCGCTGGCTGACCTTCCGGCGGGGCGACGTACGGGTGGCCGTGAACCTCTCCGCCGAGCCCGTGACGATCGCGCTCGGCCGCAACGGAGTACGCGTGCTGGCGTCGTGGGAGCCGCTCGGACACCCCGGTCCGGACGGACGGATCCACCTCCCCGGCGAGTCGGCGGCGGTCCTCGGACCCTGAGCGAAGGGCTACTCCACGACAGCCAGTTCGCGCGGGGCGTCGTTCAGGCGGCGCCCGCCGTCCTCGGTGACGGTCACGATGTCCTCGATGCGCACGCCGAACCGGCCCGGCAGGTAGACGCCCGGCTCCACCGAGAAGCACATGCCCGGCACCAGGGGCTGCTCCTCGCCCTCGACCATGTACGGCGGCTCGTGGGTGGTGACGCCGATGCCGTGGCCGGTGCGGTGGATGAAGCGGTCCCCGTACCCGAATCCGGTGATCACCGCACGCGCCGCCCGGTCCACCTCCTGGCAGGGGACACCGGGCCGGACCGCCGCGAAGGCCGCCTGCTGGGCCTCCCGGACGACATCGTGGACCCGCTGCTCCTCGGCGGTGGGCTCGCCCACGTGCACGGTGCGGGAGAGGTCCGAGCCGTAGCCGAAGCGCAGACCGCCGAAGTCGAGAACCACCATGTCGCCGTGGCGGATGACCCGCTCGCCGGCCTCGTGGTGCGGGTCGGCGCCGTTGGGGCCGGAGCCGACGACGGTGAAGTCGACCTGGGAGTGGCCGTGCGTGCGCAGCAGGGCGGCCAGGTCGGCGGCGACCTCCGTCTCCCGGCGGCCGGCGAAGGGGAGGTGGAGGATCTGCGCGTAGGCGGCGTCGGCGGCTGCTCCGGCCGCGGCGAGGCGCTCCAGCTCCCGCGCGTCCTTCACGGCGCGGAGCATGGGCAGGCAATCGGTGAGCGGTGTGTAGGAGCTGTTCGGCAACTGCCTCTGGAGTCCGAGGAGATGCAGGGCCCAGGTGTTGTCGCTCACCCCGAAGCGGCCGCGGGGGTCCAGCAGCGGGGCGGCCAGGGCGCAGGGGTCCTTCCCGTCGGCCCAGTCGCGCAGGGTCAGCGCACCGGCTCCGGGCGCCCGTGCCGCGTCGGGGGCCTCCAGGGCGGGCACGACAAGCACCGGGTCCTTGCCGGCGGCGAGGATGAGGAGGGTCAGCCGTTCGGTCTCGGCGGTCGGGCGGTATCCGGTGAGGTGGGCGAGGTCGGGGCCGGCGGCGATCAGCAGCCCGGCGAGCCCCGCCTGCGCTGCGCTCCGCGCGGCTGCGGCCATACGGGCGGCGTAGTCGGCCGTGGTGAAGGGCGCCGGGCCCGCGGTGCCGGCGTCGGTGTCGGTGTCGGTGTCGGTGCCGGCGTCGGCGTCGATATCGGCGATGTCATCGGTCATACGGGGGATCCTGCCGTGAGCCGTGCGGCCAGAGCGGCGGCCGCGCCGGTCGGGGCGCCGGGCGAGAGCAGTTCCGTACGGTGCACCAGGCGCGGGGCGGACAGCGGTACGGCGACCCCTGCGCCGGCGGCCTCGGCGACGCGGAGCGGGAGCAGTGCGAGACCGTGCCCGGCGACGGCCAGGGCGCAGAGGGCGAGCAGGTCGGTGCCCTCGTAGCGGACGGAGGCACGGGCGGCGGTGAGCGGCAGGCCAACGCCGGGGGCGTCGATCCAGCGGGCGTCGCCGAGGTCGTCCAGCCGGACGGCGGCCCGTCCGGCGAAGGGGTGTCCCCCGGGCAGCAGCACGGCCAGTTCCTCCTCCGCCACGCCCTTCACGGTGAGCGGTGCCACGTCGGGCAGCCGCAGCGGATCGCTCGGCGCGGCCGGGCCGTCGACCAGTCCGAGGTCGCAGCCGCCGGTGGCCACGGCGGCGGGAACCTCGGCCGGGGGCAGCACGCGCAGGGTGACCCCGGTGGCGGGCAGGGCGGCGAGCAGCCGGGGGCTGACGGCGAGCGGGGAGGCGGCGAGCGTGACGTGCCCGGGCGGGGCGGCGGCCAGCCGCAGCACGTCGGCCCGGGCGGCATCGAGCCGCAGCAGCAGCGGGCCGGCATGCTCCAGCAGCCGCACGCCGGCCGGGGTCGGTGCGACGGGGCGGCGGGTAAGGAGCTCCGCCCGCAGGTCGCCTTCCAGTGCGGCGATGTGCTGGGAGACGGCGGACTGGGTGTAGCCCAGCTCGCGGGCGGCTCCGGAGAAGGAGGCGAGCCGGGCCACGGCGACGAAGGTACGCAGCAGGTGCGGGTCCATGGCCATCAGGATCACTTATCGCAGGTGCAGGAACAATCGTTGGCGCTGAAGCAGGCGGCGGCCACACGATGATCTGCATGACCACCGCACACACCGCACACTCCGAATACTCCGAACACACCGCAGGCACCGCGGCCCTCACGGGCACCGGGGTGGCGCGGATCGCCCTCGTCGGCGACCGCTCCCCGCACGTGAAGTCCCACACCCGGATCCCGGTCCTTCTCGACGCCCTCGCCACCCGCGACGGGCTGGTCCTCGACGCCTACTGGATCCCCACCGGCGACGCCGCGGCCGAGGCGGCCGCCGGGAACCTGGCGCGCTTCGACGCCGTGTGGGTGCTGCCGGGCAGCCCGTACGCCAGCGAGGCCGGGGCGCTGGCCGCGATCCGGGTGGCCCGCGAGGAGGGCATCCCCTTCCTCGGGACCTGCGGCGGCTTCCAGCACACCCTCCTGGAGTACGCCCGGTCGGTCTGCGGGCTGGCCGACGTCGCGCACGCCGAGAACGACCCCGGGGCGCAGGACCTGCTGATCGCCCCGCTCGCCTGCTCGCTCGTCGGGCACGAGGGCCTGGTACGGGCCGAGCCCGGGTCGCTCGCCGAAGCCGCGCTCGGCGCGGAGCGGTCCACGGAGCGCTACCACTGCACCTACGGGCCCGCTCCGCGGCACCTGCCGACCCTGACCGCGCACGGGCTGCGGCTGTCGGGGCACGACGAGGACGGCCAGGTGCGCATCGCGGAGCTGCCCGGGCACCCCTTCTTCCTGGCCACGCTCTTCCAGCCGGAGCTGGAGGGCGACGGCAGCAGGCCTCACCCGATCATCAGGGCACTCGCCGTCGCGGCCGCCCGGCACGCCGCCGGCCGCCGCGGTTGGAACTCGACGCGGCCGGCCGCGAGCCGGGCGGACGGATAACGCGTCGCAGGACCACCCCGCAGATCGGCTATGCTGTGCATGCACATCGACGGGCGGTCCGCCGCCCCTCGTGGTGGGTGTAGCTCAGTTGGTAGAGCACCTGGTTGTGGTCCAGGTGGCCGCG
This window encodes:
- a CDS encoding Xaa-Pro peptidase family protein — translated: MAAAARSAAQAGLAGLLIAAGPDLAHLTGYRPTAETERLTLLILAAGKDPVLVVPALEAPDAARAPGAGALTLRDWADGKDPCALAAPLLDPRGRFGVSDNTWALHLLGLQRQLPNSSYTPLTDCLPMLRAVKDARELERLAAAGAAADAAYAQILHLPFAGRRETEVAADLAALLRTHGHSQVDFTVVGSGPNGADPHHEAGERVIRHGDMVVLDFGGLRFGYGSDLSRTVHVGEPTAEEQRVHDVVREAQQAAFAAVRPGVPCQEVDRAARAVITGFGYGDRFIHRTGHGIGVTTHEPPYMVEGEEQPLVPGMCFSVEPGVYLPGRFGVRIEDIVTVTEDGGRRLNDAPRELAVVE
- a CDS encoding LysR family transcriptional regulator, which encodes MDPHLLRTFVAVARLASFSGAARELGYTQSAVSQHIAALEGDLRAELLTRRPVAPTPAGVRLLEHAGPLLLRLDAARADVLRLAAAPPGHVTLAASPLAVSPRLLAALPATGVTLRVLPPAEVPAAVATGGCDLGLVDGPAAPSDPLRLPDVAPLTVKGVAEEELAVLLPGGHPFAGRAAVRLDDLGDARWIDAPGVGLPLTAARASVRYEGTDLLALCALAVAGHGLALLPLRVAEAAGAGVAVPLSAPRLVHRTELLSPGAPTGAAAALAARLTAGSPV